The Diadema setosum chromosome 12, eeDiaSeto1, whole genome shotgun sequence genome has a segment encoding these proteins:
- the LOC140236012 gene encoding electron transfer flavoprotein regulatory factor 1-like has protein sequence MSRELRYAVRTLYKNLIFLGREYPKGADYFRTRCHAAFMKNKDVTDPEKIKELIAKGEYVMKELEALYMLRKYRALKKRYYDQ, from the exons ATGTCAAGAGAACTTCGATATGCTGTCAGAACACTATACAAGAAT CTAATCTTTCTGGGCAGAGAGTATCCAAAGGGTGCGGACTACTTCCGTACCAGATGCCACGCTGCCTTCATGAAGAACAAAGACGTCACGGATCCTGAGAAGATCAAGGAGCTGATAGCAAAGGGAGAGTATGTGATGAAAGAATTGGAGGCCCTCTACATGCTGAGGAAATACAGGGCGTTGAAAAAGAGATATTATGACCAATGA